CGCCGAGCACGTCGTCGCGCCCGCCCGCCAGTTCGTGCGCAAACCCGACGCCCTGGACCACCCGCACGCCGCCGCACTGCCCCTGGTCGGGCTCACCGCGTGGCAGAGCCTCGTGGACACCGCCGGGCTGCGCGCCGGGCAGCGGGTCCTCGTGCACGCCGCCGCCGGCGGGGTCGGCCACGTCGCCGTGCAGATCGCCAAGGCGCTCGGCGCGCACGTCACCGGCACCGCCAGTGCCGCCAAGCACGACTTCGTCCGCGGCCTGGGCGCCGACGAGGTCGTCGACTACACCGCCGTCGACTTCGCCGACGTCGTGCGCGACGTGGACGTCGCCTTCGACACCGTGGGCGGCGACGTCGCGGCCCGCTCGGTGCCCGTCGTGCGCGACGGAGGCATCGTCGTCACCATCCTCGGCCCCGCCCTGCCGGCCGCCGCCGACGCCGCGGCCGGCCGGGTGCGCACCGCCGCCGTGCTGTGCGAACCCGACCGGGTCGGCATGCTCGCCCTGGCCGACCTCGTCGAACGGGGCCTGCTGCGCACCGAGCTGGACACCGTGCTGCCGCTGGACCAGGCGGCCGGGGCGCACGAGCTGATCGAGTCCGGCCGCACCCGGGGCAAGATCGTGCTCCTGCCCTGAGCGCCACCGCTCAGGCCGCGCGCAGTCGTTCCCGCACCGTCATCAACGCCCGACCCAGCAGGTTCAGGCCCCGCCAGGCCGCCGGGTCGGCCGCCCGCTCGTCGTCCTCGGCCAGCCCGATGCCCCACACCCGGTCCACCGGGCTGGCCTCCACCAGCACCCGGTCGCCGGTGCCCAGCAGGAACGCCCGCAGGTCGTCGTGCGCGCCGAACTTGCCCAGGTTGGCGCGCACGACGAGGTCCACCCGGTGCGCGACCCACGTGTCCTCGTCGAAGCCCCGCACCTGCCGGCCCAGCGCCTTCGCCTCGCCGGGCGTGCGGGCCCGCAGCACGCGCCCGGCGGTGTCCTCGTCGCCGAACAGCAGCGCCTTGCCTGCCATCATGTGGTGCTCGGCGGTCGGGTAGGTGCGGCCGTCCTCGGTGAACGGCGCCTCGAACCACTGGCTCAGGCACTGCTTGCCGACCGGCGCACCGGGCCGCGTCCGGTGCCCCCAGAAGAACAGGTATTCCTCCACGGACGCGAACCCTGCCACAACCCCCGCCCGAAGGGGCGACCCGCGGTCCCGCCGCGGTGCGCTACCGGCCCCGCCCGACGGGCGCGCCGAACCACACCGGCAACCGGTCCAGCAGGTCCCGCTGCCCCTCGCCCACCCACGCCACGTGCCCGTCCGGCCGCAGCAGCACCGCGGGCGCGTCCAGCTCCGCGCTGACGTCGACGACGTGGTCGACCCGGTCCTCCCAGCCCGCCACCGACAGCCGGCCGGTCCGGTCGAGCAGCAGCCCGCGTCCGCCGTGCATCAACCCGTAGAGGCGCCCTCCCGTCAGCGCCACGTCGCGCAGCCGCCGGCCGAGCAGTTCGTGCCCCCCGCCGAAGTCGTAGCGGACGGCGGTCGCGGTGACCTTCTCGATCAGGTGCCGGTTCACCTCGTCGAAGTCCATCAGCTCCGCCACCAGCCGACGCACCGCCCGGGCACCCGGGTCCGGCGACATCAGGTGCATCTGCGCGCGCGTGTTGTCCAGCACGGCGGCCGCCACCGGGTGCCGTTCGGCGTGGTAGCTGTCCAGCAGTCCCCCCGGCGCCCACCCGCCGACCTCGGCGGCGAGCTTCCAACCCAGGTTGAACGCGTCCTGCACACCCAGGTTGAGCCCCTGCCCGCCGGTCGGCGGGTGGACGTGCGCCGCGTCGCCGGCCAGCAGCACCCGGCCGACGCGGTAGCGCTCGGCCTGCCGGGTGGCGTCGCCGAAGCGCGACAGCCAGCGCGGCGAGTGCGCGCCGAAGTCGGTGCCCGCGACCAGCCGCAGCCGCCGCGTGAACTCCTCGAAGGTCGGCGGGACCGCACGGTCCTCGGCCACGCCCTCGGCGGGCACCACCACGCGGTGCACCCCGCCGCCGAAGGGCGTGACGCCGAACCGGAGCTGGGTCGCGCGGACCTCGGCGACCACGGCCGCCACCGTCTCCGGCGACGCGGTCAGCTCCATCTCGCCCAGCAGCGTCTCGACCCGCGCGGGCTCGCCGGGGAAGGCGACGCCGAGCAGCTTGCGCACCGTGCTCCGGCCGCCGTCGCAGCCCACGAGGTAGCGCGAGCGCAACCACGTGCCGTCGGCCAGCCCGACGTCCACCCCCTCGTCGTCCTGCGCCAGCCCCACCACCCCGACACCGCGCCGGACCTCGACACCGACCTCCGCGGCGCGCTCGGCCAGCAGCCGGTCCGTCACCGTCTGGGGGATGCCCAGGACGTACGGGTGCGTGGTGTCCAGCTCCGGCGACGGCTTGGCGATGCCGGCGAAGAAACCACCGACCGGGTACCGCTGCCCGTGGGCCAGGAAGCGGTCCAGCAGGCCGCGCTGGTCCATCACCTCGACGCTGCGCGCGTGCAGGCCGAGCGCACGGACGACCCGGGTGGGCTCCGCCTCCCGCTCCAGCACGAGCACGCGCACGCCGTGCAGCCGCAGTTCGGCGGCCAGCATCAGACCGGTCGGCCCGCCACCGGCCACGATCACGTCGATCACGAAGGGTTCCCCTGTTCCGAGACAGCGCGTTCCGGCCCGCGGACCACCACGCGCACGCAGCGCGCGGTCACCTGTTTCCGCAGGTACCGGCTTCGGGCGGGAATTCTGCGGCACCACCCGGGGCTTGCCGCAAGACCACCGGTGCGCTATAAGTTGGGCATGGCGGGAGGCGGGTGACGCCCCACGCCGTCACCTCGTCCGAGCCATCGCCTCGTCCCGACCGGCACCCGCCGCGCCGCCCACCCCCGACTAGCGCGGCGGCAGCGGCAGGGGCAGCGCGGGCAGCCCGTCGATGCTGACTTCGTTGTACCGCTTGCCCGCGCAGTAGGCGGCGAACTCCTCGTCGGACCTGCGGGCGAAGTGCTCCACGTGCAGCGTCCGGTCGCCCCGGTAGTCCATGAGCGGCACGGCGAACCCGCACGTGTCGCTGATCAGCTTCGCCGTCACCACCACCACCGCGCGCAGCCCCGGACCGTCCGCCTCGCCGAACCCCGCCACCAGCTCCGCGAACCGGGGGTCGTCGCGGAACACCGGCTCGCCCGTCCCGTGCACCCGCACCACGTTCGGCGGCCCCTCGAACGCGCACCACATCAGCGTGATGCGGCCGTTCTCCCGCAGGTGGGAGATCGTCTCGGCGTGGCTGCCGCCGAAGTCCAGGTACGCCACGCGCCGCTCGTCGAGCACCCGCCACGTACCGCTGCGCCCCTTGGGGGAGACGTTCACGTGCCCGTCCGCCGCCAGCGGGGCGGTGGCCGTGAAGAACACGGGCTGCGCCTCGATGAACTCCTTGAGCCGTCCTTCGATCCGGTCGTAGGTCTTTCCCATGCGGCCAGTATCACCGCGGCGGGACGCGGTGACGACGGACTTCGCTCCCCGTGGGACCGGTGAACGACCGCACACACCGCCACGCCCGCCGGCGAACGGCACCCGTCCGCGAAACCCGTTGCCGGCAGGGTGCGCCGGCAACGGACTCCGGTGACCGAGTTCCGCGACCACGCCCGCGTCCTCGCCGCCGCCATCAACGCCGACGCCGACGCCGACGGCCACGCCCGCACCCACCCCGAGGTGCCGCAGACGCCGATGCTCCACGTCCACCTGCCCGCGCCGAAGGACGCCGTGACCGCCGCCGCCGAACACGTCCTCGCCGAGACCGGCGTCGAGCCGCCGACCCGAGCCGGGGCCGCGGCCGACCCCTCCCGGTGCGGCATCGAGCTCACCGTCGGCATCGTCACGCTGGAGTTCGAGCCCCAGGAGGTCGCGGAACTGCTCCGCCGACTGCGCCGAACCGCGATCCCGCCCCCGATCAGCCCCGCCCCGATCGACCCGCGCGGAGCGCGTCGAGGTTCCGGCGCAGCAGGTCGCGCTCGACGTCGTTGCCCGCCAGCGCCAGCGCCCGCCCGAAGGCGCCCGCCGCCTCCCCCGCCAGGTCCAGGCGGCGCAGCAGGTCACCGCGCACCGCGTGGAACAGGTGGTAACCGGTCAACGGCAGGTCCTCCACCAGCGCCAACGCCACCGCCGGCCCGTCCAGCTCGGCCACCGCCACCGCCCGGTTCAACGCCACCACCGGCGACGGCGACAGCACCAGCAGGTGGTCGTAGAGCGCCACGACCTGCGACCAGTCCGTCGGCGGCGGGTCGCTGTGCACCGCGTTGATCGCCGCCTGCACCTGGTACGGGCCCGGCCGACCGCGCCGCAGGCACCGGCGCACCAGTTCCCGCCCCTCGGTGAGCAGGTCACGGTCCCACCGCGACCGGTCCTGCTCGGCCAGCCGCACCAACCCGCCGTCCGGGCCCGTGCGCGCCGCGCGGCGGGCGTGCAGCAGCAGCATCAGCGCCAGCAGCCCGATCACCTCCGGCTCGTCGGGCATCAGCTCCGCCAGCAGCCGGCCCAGCCGCACCGCCTCCGCGCACAACCCGTCGCGCACCAGGACGTCACCCGAGGCCGCCGAGTAGCCCTCGCCGAACACCAGGTACACCACCGCCAGCACCGCGCCCACCCGATCCGGCAGCTCCGCCCCGCCCGGCACCCGGTAGGGGATGCGGGCGTCGCGGATCTTCGCCTTGGCCCGCACCAGCCGCTGCGCCATCGTCACCTCGGGCACCAGGAAAGCCCTCGCGATCTCCGCCGTGGACAACCCGCCCAGCAGCCGCAGCGTCAACGCCACCCGGGCCGCCGGGTTCAACGCCGGGTGGCAGCACGTGAAGATCAACCGGAGCCGCTCGTCGACCACCACGTCCTCATCCGCCGCTCCGTCCCGCCCGGTCAACAGCGCGGCCTGCGCGTGCCGCGACCCGCGCGAGGACTCCCGGCGCAGCCGGTCCACCGCGCGGTTGCGCGCGGTGGTGATGATCCACCCCGCCGGACTGGGCGGCACGCCGTCCGCGGGCCACCGGCGCACCGCCTCGACGAACGCGTCCTGGACCGCCTCCTCGGCGATGTCGAGGTCGCCGAAGACACGGGCCAGGACCGCCACCGCCCGCCCGTGCTCCGCCCGGAAGACGCGCTCGACCGGGTCCTCCCCGGACACGCCTAGCCCTCCCGGAGCGGTCGGACCTCGATCGGCAGCGTGACGGCCACGCTGAGCCGGCGCCCCCACTCCAGCGCCGCGTCCAGGTCGGGCACGTCGATGACCGTGAAACCGCCCAGGTGCTCCTTGGTCTCCACATACGGGCCGTCGGTGACCAGCACGTCACCGGTGGCCGTGGGCCGCAGCGTGGTCGCGGTGTCGGGGGAGTGCAGGCCCGCGCCGAACACCCACGCGCCCGCCTCCCGCATCGCGTCGTCCACCGCGCGCACGTCGACCATGATCCGGTCCAGCACCTCGGGCTCGGGCACGCCGCCCGTCGGCTGCACCACGCTGAGCAGGTACTTCGCCATGTCGTCCTCCTCGAAGGGGTCGGTTCCACCCCCTACACGAACGGCACCCGGCCGGATCGACACCCGGCGAGGAGAACTTTCCGACGGATTCAGCCCCGGTGCTCCAGCACGACGCCGAGCACCCGTACCAGCTCCGCGCGCTCGGCGCGGTCCAGCCCCGCGCGCCGGCAGCGAGTAGTGGTAGCGGCACGCCGAGCCGACCGCTCCGAAACCGTCCGCGACCAGCCGCGAGACCAGCGTCGCGGTCTGGTTCAGCAGCCGGCTCGGCGTGCCGCGCAACCGGTCGGGCGCACCCCTGCTCTCCATGGCCCGCAGCACACCCACCCGTTGGCGGTGCCAAGGTGCCGGTCGGTCCCGTCAGACGATGCCCGGGTGCCCGAACTGCGCGACCCGCAGCCCGCCCTGGACCACCACCGTGTCCACCACCCGGAAACCCATCGACTCGTACAGCGCGATCGCCGGCGCGTTGTCCGCGCCCGTCGACACGATCGCCGGACCGCCCTCGGCCAGCACCTGCTCCACCAGCCGCCGTGCGAACCCCAGCCGGAAGTGGCTCGGGGCCACGCACAACCGGTCGATGTCCAACACGTCGTCGACCTTCGAGAAACCCACGAACGCCACCAGTTCGTTGTCGACGAACCCGCCGAGCCAGCGCAGCGGCAGCGCCCGCATCTCCTCCAGGGTCTCGGTCAACCCCGGGATCGTGGCGTACCCGATCAGCTCGGCCTCCACCGCGTACGAGTGCTTGGCGAGCCGGTGCACCGCCTCCGCCGTCGCGTCGTCGGTCATGTCGAGGGGGACGATCATGCGGCCACCGCCTTGCCGGGTACGTGGGGAGTGAGCCGAAGGTAACCACTCGCGGAACCCTTCAACCACCATTGCGCCGTTCACCCGATCAGGTCTGGTGACGACGGCGCGAACGTGGACCGGGGTGGGGGCCCGGGGCGGGTACCCGCACGCTCGACCCGTACCGGGAACCGGGCTGCGCCGTGACCACCGGCAGGCACGAGGCGCTGCCGAGGTTCGGCCGAGCAGTTGAAGAGGGTCACACGTACAGGTGAACAAACGCGGCCGTCGTCACGCACAGGCGCAGACTTGGGCGCCCCACTGCCACCGTCTCGCCATCGCGAGGAGGCACGTCATGGTCATCCGACCGAAATTCCCGAATCCCTGCGGTCCCTGGTACGTGATGTACGCAGTCGGTCAGCCCGTCATCTCCTCGACGATCGGCACCGACTGCTCGCTCTGGTACTGGATCTTCGGCCCCGCAGGCGGCGGAACGCTGCGGATCGAGTCCGTGCCGGGCCAGGACCTGCCGGACCTGCGCGCCGGCGATGCGGCCGCGGGGCAGTTCCGCCTCCAGGTCGACGACGACGCTCCACAACTGGTGCGGGTCGAGGCCGGGCACTTCCTTCTCGGCGACACCGACGAGCCCTTCACCGACGCTCGGCTGGGTGCGTTCCACGGCTCGTTGACGACATTCCTCGGCTCGCTGCCCGCCGACGCGGTCACACGAGCCCGGAACCTGGTCGGCAGCACCGAGACCGACTCCGGGGACGGTGCCGGGTGCGTCGCCGAATCGGCCCTCATGGGCGGCATCGGTGGCGCCATCGCCGGCGGTATCGCCGGCCTCGTCGTGGGTGGTCCCGGCGGTGCCGCCGAGGGCGCCAAGACCGGCTTCCTCGTCGGAGCGGTGCTCGGCGCGGGCGTCGGCGTGCTGACCTGCTGACCTGCTGATCGCGGGTACGGCCTGCGGACGCGGTCCGTGCCCGCGCGTTCGGTTGCCGCCGGCGTGACCGGTGCCGCTCGTGGGGCGCCCCCCGATCCCGGTCGCCCGAGGCGACATCCCCGCGAGCGGGAACCCGGCGGGTCGACCGCGGCAGGAGCTTCGTGCGCTTGTCCGCCCATCCGCGATCGGCTGCGTGCGGGTTGACCCCCGGCCACGTTCTCCCTGCTCAAGCGCCGGTACTTCGACCGGGTGCCGTCTTCGGCCCACGGGGTGCGAAGTCTGCGTCGATCGGCTCGGGCCGCACCTGTCAGGTGCGGGTCGGTGTGCCGGATCGTGCCGGTACGGGCGTGCCGTGACGCAGCGCCGCGGTTTCGGCGAGCACGCGCGGGTGCGGATTCGTCTGCGCGGTCAACGCCGCGAGGACGCCGTCTGCGGCCGGGGACGGTGCGCCGGTGCCGAGGGCCCGTCGCAGCAGTTGCAGACCGTGCAGTTGTTCCACCGGGTCCTGGGTGCGCAGTCCGTCCCGCAGCACTCGCAGGGCCGCTTGTGCGTCCGCCTCGTCCCAGGGGGCGGCGGTTGCGGTGGTGGTCTGCGAGGTGTGGCGGTCGCGGGCGGCGAGCAGGACCTGTTCCACGGCGTCCACGGCCGAGCGGTCGGGGGAGCGGGCGGCCTGGTTGTAGACGCGGTGGGTGGTCTCGACCGAGGCGTGGCCGACGTCGGCCTGGATGTGGGTCATGTCCACGCCGGCTTCCGCGGCGGTGGTGACGTAGAAGTGGCGCAGCACGTGCGGACCCAGCCGGTCGGCGACGTCGGCCAGGCCGGGCCCGGCTCCGGCGGCCAGGCGGCGCAGCAGCGACCACACGTCGCGCGGGTCGACCGGGCCGCCGTCGCGGGTGGCGATCAGCGGGGAGCGTTGCCCGCGCACCTGGCCGGGCAGGGCGGGTGCCGCGGAGGCGGTCCACCGGTCGCGTTCGGCGAGGTAGTCGTCCAGGGCGGTCGCGGCCAGGGCGGACAGGTAGACGATGCGGATCTTGTCGCCTTTGCCGGTGACCCGCAGCGCCCGCCGCCCTCGGGTGGTGTGCACGTCCGCGCGGCGCAGGCCGGTCAGCTCGCCGATGCGCACCCCCAGGGTCAGCAGGGCCACGATGGCCACCGCCCGGTGCCGCATCACCGGGTGCACGCCCCGTCGCGGGGTGGCGGCGGTGCGCAGCAGCAGGTCGACCTGGTCGACGGTGAGGACCACGGTGGGAGAGGTGTCGCGGTGGGCGCGCAGGCCGAGGCGGGAGCGGTCGAAGCGGGTCGGGTCGACGGTGACGGCGCCGTGTTCGGCGAGGTGGGCGTACATCGCGCCGACGGCGGCCAAGCGGTGGGCCCGGGTGGATTTGGGCATGCCGGCCGCGTCCAGTTCCAGCTGCCAGCGCTTGACCGCGGCGCTGTCGACGCGCAGCGGGTGCAGCCGGTTGCGGTCGCACCAGCGCAACCAGGCCCAGTCGCGGTAACGGCCCCGTCTGGTCGGCGGCGTGTTCCCCGCCGGCGTCCCACTCGCGTCCTCGCCGACCGACGGGCCCCACGACGCACTCCCGTCGAGGCTGCCGATGGCCGAGACCCATCGCCGGTCCAACCCCAACGCGTCGCCGTAGGAACGTCGCGTCGCGGCCGAGGCGTACCCGGACAGCCAGTCGCGCAGCAGACGTTCCAGTTCGCGCAACTCCGAATCGGAAACGGACCGGCTGTCGTCCCGGTGGTCGGGCTCGCGGACCGGGGCCTCGACCAGCGCCGGCGCGAGCGGTCGCGGAGCGGGTGGCGGTGGCGGCTCGGCGGTCACGACCGCCAGGGTATCGCCGAGCCCGGTCCTCGTTGAGCGGGTTGCCGGGGCAGCCGCCGACGGCTCGAAATCCCGCGGCTGTCCCGGGTCGAGCGCGGGCATCCCGCGCAGCACCGCGGCGGCCTGGCGGGCGGGAGGTCGACGGGCAGCGGGAAGGGCCAACCGATCCCGCCGGGCGACGTGGGTCCGCGCGCCCCGTCCCGGTCGATCACGGTGAGCGCTCCGACGTGCTCCCCGGGACGTCGGGCGCGACCCGTGGGGGTTCCAGCAGGGCGATGACGGCGTCCAGCGCGTTGCGCGCCCCGTGCCTTTCGCCGGCCGGTTCCGCCGTGTCGGCGCCGGCCGGCTCGGTGCTCGCCGTGTCCGCCGTCGCGGCGGAGAGGACGCGGTCGAGCAGTTCGCGGTGGCGGTCGTAGGCACGTTGGAGCCGGTCGGCCCGCTCGCTCTGCGCGCCCAGTTGGCGACCGAGGTCGATGACGCGCCGCTCGTGCTGTTCGCGCAGCGCCGAGGTCTCGGCACCTGCCTGCTCGACCCGACGATCGGCGTCGGCCACGACCTGTTCGACCCGGCGGGTGGTGTCGGCGCGCAGTCGTTCGGCGGCCTGCTCGGCCTCCCGCAGTCGCCGGTCCCGGTCCTCGAGTTGTTCGCGCAGGCCGTCGACCTGGGCGCGCAGTCCCGCTGCCTGTTCGCGAGCCTCGGCGACCGCGTCGCCGGCCGCCCGGACGCGCTGGTCGGCCGTGGCCGTGATGGCGGCCACGGTGGCCGTGGCCGTGGTGGCGGCTTGCTCCGCCTGCTCGCGTGCGGCGTCTCGTTCGGCGTGCAGGCGTTCCTGTGCGCGCAGGGCGTCCTGCTTGGCCTGCTCGGCGCCGTCGCGGGCACGCAGGGCCTCGGTGCGCTGGGCACGTGCTTCCCGGGCTTGCCCCAGGGCTTCGTCACGGGACGCTTCGGCGGCCTGGGCGCGCTGCTCGGCCTGCTGCTGTGCGGCCGTGGCCCGTTCGGCGGCCTGCTCGGCCTGCTCCGCGCGGGCGACGAGCTCGTCCCGCACCGTGCTGAGCAGTTCCCGCGATGCCTGTACGGACTCGACCAGGTCCTGCAGCGGTTCCCACACCTCATCGAGGTGACCCGCCAGTTCCGCCACACCCTGGCGCAAGGCGCCGGGGCCGCCGACCGTTCCGGCGGCACGTGCGGTGATCCGCTCGGCGCGGGCGCGGGCCTGGCAGTCCCGGTCCTCGGCGGGGCAGTAGCGCGGCGGACGTCCGGTGGGCTTGCGGGCGATCACCGGCCGTCCGCAGTGAGCGCACGGACGACTTCTGACGGCAGCGGAGGCTTCCACCTGGGGTTCTTCGACTACTGACACCCGTTCATCCTAGAACAGTTCCTGTTTTCGAGAACGACAACCCGCTGATGTTTCCGAAAACGGGAACATGCGTGATGAGGTTACCGAGATAAGTGTCATTATGTCGGTAAGGTGTGCGAAAGCGAATCCGGCGACGGCGACCAGCCCGGAACAGCCCTCCGGAAACCGGAATGCCGTCACCGTGACGAAAGGGGGGTGTTGTGCCCGCATGGTCGCCACTGACGGGAGAGAGTGTTGACGGCGCGTCCTCGCAGGCCTGAACGCGGCTCGAAGTCCGACCGGGACGGCCACGTCAGCACGCAGCTGCGGTACTGGGCGGAGGCGCTCGACGACCTGGTCGGGTTCTTCGTCGACACCCGGTGCTGCGCGTCGACGTCGACCGCGTTGTCCGGAGCGGTCACGGAGCTGTCGGCCGCTGCGGCGAACCCGCCGAACGCCGGCTCGGCCTCGTGCAGGCCGAGCCGGACGCGCTCGCGATCAGCCGGAGGTGCGGATCGTGTCCTCGCGGAACAGGTCGACGTGGCGTCGGGTCCAGTCGGCGAAGGACCGCGGGTCGCGGCCGAGGACCTCCCGCACGTGCGGGCTCACGCGCCGCTCGGCGGGTGTCGGGTCACCGATGATGGCCAGGGTGCCCTCGACCACCGGTTCGGGCATGAACGCCAGCATCTGCTCCCGGGCCTGCTCGCGGGTCTGCTCCACGAACCGGACCGGCACGCCCAGCGCGTCGCCGATGGCCTCGGCCCGCTGCCTCGGCGTGATCGGTTCCGGTCCGGTCAGCTCGTGGACGAGGCCGTGGTGGTCGTGGCGCAGGGCCTCGGCGGCGACCTCGGCGATGTCCGCCGGGTCGACCACCGGCAGGGCGACCTCCCCGAACGGCGCGGCGACCGTGCGCCCCGCGCGGATCGACCCGGCCCAGGCGGCGGCGTTGGACGCGAACCCACCGGGCCGCAGCACCGTCCACGCCAGGCCCGAGGCGCGCACGGTGTCCTCGACCGCGCGCAGCGGCGCGTGCGAGACCGAGTCGGGGCGTGTGCCGGCGGCCTGCGAGGACAGCAGCACGACCTTCGCGATCCCGCCGGTCCGGGCGACGTCGAGGACCCGCCCGACGTCCAGGTGTGCCCCGGCTCCCGAGACCAGCAGGAACAGGGCGTCCGCGCCCTCCACCGCGTCCCTCAGCGTCTCCGGCCGTTCCAGGTCGGCCACGACGTGCCGCGCACCCTCCGGCACGGCCGCCGTCGCGCGCGACACGGCCGTCACCCGCTCCCCGGCCTCGGTCAGCGCCCGCACCAGCGGACGGCCCACATTGCCGGTAGCCCCGGTCACCACGATCACGAACCCACTCCTCGCTGTTGGTCCCACAAGCCCCTCACCAGCGGTTTCGCCGGGCGGAAGGGCGTGATCGGAACGCTAACAGCCCAGGTATAGTAGGTACCTAGGAGATAGTGGCTATCCAGGAGGAAGTGATGAGCACAGGGGTGCCGGCCTCGACCGACCCGGTCCTGGCGTGTCCGATCGCGCCCGTGGTGGACATCGTGTTCAGCCGGTGGACCACGCCGGTGCTGTGGGCGCTGCACGAGTACGGGCGGCAGCGCTTCGTGCAGCTGCACCGCCGGATTCCCGCCGTGACGCCGAAGGTGCTGACCCAGCGGCTGCGTCAACTGGAACGCGACGGGCTGGTCGTGCGCACCTACCACCCGGAGGTGCCGCCCCGGGTGGAGTACGAGATCAGCGACCTGGGGCGCAGCCTCGCGCCGCTGTTCGCCCACCTCGCCGAGTGGGCGTCGGCGCACCTGGACGAGGTGCAGCGCGCCCGCGACTCCTACGACGCCCCGCCGCGCTGACCGGTGCGCGGCACCGCGACGGGTTTGCCGACCAGGCCGCCGGCCACGAGTCGGTCCACGCCGGGCAGGCCGGCCAGGCGCATCACCACCCGCCGCGCCCGCAGCCGCAGCACGGAGTCGGGCAGGAACCAGCGGGCGGCGGACCGGGCCACGCGTTGCTTGTCCGCCACCACCGGACGCCATTCGCGCTCGTAGCCCGCGGGGTCGTCCGGTCGGGAGGCCAGCAGGTGCGCGCCGCCCATGCCCAGGGACGCGCCCTGGCCGGCCAGCAGGGACACCGCGCCGCACGCGTCGCCGACGAGCGCCACCCGCCCGGTCGTCCAGTGCGGCAGCTCCACCTGCGCGACCTGGTCGTAGTAGACCTCCGCCGGGCAGCGCTCCAGCGCCCGCGGCACGACCCAGCCCAGTGACCCGTAGACCTCGCGCACGGCGGCGCGCGCGTCGTCCGGCAACCGCGGCGAGGGGGCGCGGTGGACGGTGAAGGCTGCGACGCGGCCGTCGCGCAGCCCGTAGAGGCCGACCTGGCGGCCGGTGGTGTCGGTGACGCAGAACCGGCCCGCGACCAGCGCGTGCACCTCGGGGTCGGTGAAGGTGAACGCGGCGGTGTGGAAGCCGAGGTGGCGCACGTGCCCCTCGCCGAACACCAGCCGGCGCACCGCGGAGTGCACGCCGTCCGCGCCGACGAGCAGGTCGCCGGCCACCCGGGTCCCGTCGGCCAGGGTCGCGGTGGCGCCGCCCGCGTCGTCCCGCACCCGGGTCACGGCCGCGCCGAAGCGCAGCTCGACCCCGTCGGGCAGGTCCTCGCGCAGGGCGCGTTCGAGGTCGGGGCGCAGGATGCTGACCAGCCGGCCGCCCAGGGAGCGGGCGAAGCGGTCGAACGCGAGGCCGG
This region of Saccharothrix longispora genomic DNA includes:
- a CDS encoding NADP-dependent oxidoreductase, with amino-acid sequence MSRTRAISQSTLGGPEVLTAITRPTPVPGPTEVLVRVRAAGVNPVDAKTRRTGGRLGEPPFVLGWDVSGVVEAVGEGVTVHRPGDEVFGMPLFPREAGAYAEHVVAPARQFVRKPDALDHPHAAALPLVGLTAWQSLVDTAGLRAGQRVLVHAAAGGVGHVAVQIAKALGAHVTGTASAAKHDFVRGLGADEVVDYTAVDFADVVRDVDVAFDTVGGDVAARSVPVVRDGGIVVTILGPALPAAADAAAGRVRTAAVLCEPDRVGMLALADLVERGLLRTELDTVLPLDQAAGAHELIESGRTRGKIVLLP
- a CDS encoding NADAR family protein, with protein sequence MEEYLFFWGHRTRPGAPVGKQCLSQWFEAPFTEDGRTYPTAEHHMMAGKALLFGDEDTAGRVLRARTPGEAKALGRQVRGFDEDTWVAHRVDLVVRANLGKFGAHDDLRAFLLGTGDRVLVEASPVDRVWGIGLAEDDERAADPAAWRGLNLLGRALMTVRERLRAA
- the rox gene encoding rifampin monooxygenase → MIDVIVAGGGPTGLMLAAELRLHGVRVLVLEREAEPTRVVRALGLHARSVEVMDQRGLLDRFLAHGQRYPVGGFFAGIAKPSPELDTTHPYVLGIPQTVTDRLLAERAAEVGVEVRRGVGVVGLAQDDEGVDVGLADGTWLRSRYLVGCDGGRSTVRKLLGVAFPGEPARVETLLGEMELTASPETVAAVVAEVRATQLRFGVTPFGGGVHRVVVPAEGVAEDRAVPPTFEEFTRRLRLVAGTDFGAHSPRWLSRFGDATRQAERYRVGRVLLAGDAAHVHPPTGGQGLNLGVQDAFNLGWKLAAEVGGWAPGGLLDSYHAERHPVAAAVLDNTRAQMHLMSPDPGARAVRRLVAELMDFDEVNRHLIEKVTATAVRYDFGGGHELLGRRLRDVALTGGRLYGLMHGGRGLLLDRTGRLSVAGWEDRVDHVVDVSAELDAPAVLLRPDGHVAWVGEGQRDLLDRLPVWFGAPVGRGR
- a CDS encoding pyridoxamine 5'-phosphate oxidase family protein; this translates as MGKTYDRIEGRLKEFIEAQPVFFTATAPLAADGHVNVSPKGRSGTWRVLDERRVAYLDFGGSHAETISHLRENGRITLMWCAFEGPPNVVRVHGTGEPVFRDDPRFAELVAGFGEADGPGLRAVVVVTAKLISDTCGFAVPLMDYRGDRTLHVEHFARRSDEEFAAYCAGKRYNEVSIDGLPALPLPLPPR
- a CDS encoding RNA polymerase sigma factor gives rise to the protein MSGEDPVERVFRAEHGRAVAVLARVFGDLDIAEEAVQDAFVEAVRRWPADGVPPSPAGWIITTARNRAVDRLRRESSRGSRHAQAALLTGRDGAADEDVVVDERLRLIFTCCHPALNPAARVALTLRLLGGLSTAEIARAFLVPEVTMAQRLVRAKAKIRDARIPYRVPGGAELPDRVGAVLAVVYLVFGEGYSAASGDVLVRDGLCAEAVRLGRLLAELMPDEPEVIGLLALMLLLHARRAARTGPDGGLVRLAEQDRSRWDRDLLTEGRELVRRCLRRGRPGPYQVQAAINAVHSDPPPTDWSQVVALYDHLLVLSPSPVVALNRAVAVAELDGPAVALALVEDLPLTGYHLFHAVRGDLLRRLDLAGEAAGAFGRALALAGNDVERDLLRRNLDALRAGRSGRG
- a CDS encoding YciI family protein, with the protein product MAKYLLSVVQPTGGVPEPEVLDRIMVDVRAVDDAMREAGAWVFGAGLHSPDTATTLRPTATGDVLVTDGPYVETKEHLGGFTVIDVPDLDAALEWGRRLSVAVTLPIEVRPLREG
- a CDS encoding GNAT family N-acetyltransferase — translated: MIVPLDMTDDATAEAVHRLAKHSYAVEAELIGYATIPGLTETLEEMRALPLRWLGGFVDNELVAFVGFSKVDDVLDIDRLCVAPSHFRLGFARRLVEQVLAEGGPAIVSTGADNAPAIALYESMGFRVVDTVVVQGGLRVAQFGHPGIV
- a CDS encoding tyrosine-type recombinase/integrase, encoding MTAEPPPPPAPRPLAPALVEAPVREPDHRDDSRSVSDSELRELERLLRDWLSGYASAATRRSYGDALGLDRRWVSAIGSLDGSASWGPSVGEDASGTPAGNTPPTRRGRYRDWAWLRWCDRNRLHPLRVDSAAVKRWQLELDAAGMPKSTRAHRLAAVGAMYAHLAEHGAVTVDPTRFDRSRLGLRAHRDTSPTVVLTVDQVDLLLRTAATPRRGVHPVMRHRAVAIVALLTLGVRIGELTGLRRADVHTTRGRRALRVTGKGDKIRIVYLSALAATALDDYLAERDRWTASAAPALPGQVRGQRSPLIATRDGGPVDPRDVWSLLRRLAAGAGPGLADVADRLGPHVLRHFYVTTAAEAGVDMTHIQADVGHASVETTHRVYNQAARSPDRSAVDAVEQVLLAARDRHTSQTTTATAAPWDEADAQAALRVLRDGLRTQDPVEQLHGLQLLRRALGTGAPSPAADGVLAALTAQTNPHPRVLAETAALRHGTPVPARSGTPTRT